One genomic region from Nocardia vinacea encodes:
- a CDS encoding MFS transporter has translation MLGPVTTADATTPVSTWAPLRSRIYRALWIAQLVSNLGTWMQTVGAQWILVDAPNAATLVAFVQTATTLPVMLLSIPSGVLADLLDRRRLLVGAQSAMAVLAAVLAVSTATGHTTPGVLLTLLFLLGCGQALTAPSWQAIQPELVAREQIPSAAALGSMNINIGRAVGPAIAGVLVSVSGPTLVFALNAVSFVGIVTVLLSWRRPAKEQKLPSERPLAALQAGTRFIRAAPAIRRVLLRSILFIAPASAVWALLPVIARDELGLSSSGYGLLLGALGLGAVTGAVGLGRVRALLTPTQRLTAAAVLFGIASAGAAVLHSVPVVLVLVVGAGFAWLLAMSTMNSTMQLLLPAWVRARGLSVYMLVFMGGQALGSLVWGLVAGAVGPVTALLAAAVLLAGSALSSVWLPIRHNAEEMDLSPSAFWPEPQLVVEPDPEDGPVLVLRTYDVPPEKVDEFLAAMVFVGRSMQRTGAMEWRLYRDVGVVDRYVEAFVVRSWSEHMHQHQVRLTAQDQLRERAVAEFMIGQDTTTHLVAVDTP, from the coding sequence GCGCTCTGGATCGCGCAGTTGGTCTCGAATCTGGGTACCTGGATGCAAACCGTTGGGGCGCAGTGGATTCTGGTCGATGCGCCCAATGCTGCGACGTTGGTGGCATTCGTGCAGACGGCGACGACATTGCCGGTGATGCTGTTGTCGATTCCGTCGGGGGTGTTGGCGGATCTGTTGGATCGCCGCAGGTTGTTGGTCGGGGCACAGTCGGCGATGGCGGTGTTGGCGGCCGTGCTCGCGGTGTCGACAGCGACCGGGCACACCACTCCGGGCGTGCTGTTGACGTTGCTGTTCCTGCTCGGGTGCGGGCAGGCGTTGACGGCGCCGTCTTGGCAGGCGATTCAGCCGGAACTCGTTGCACGCGAACAGATTCCGTCCGCTGCAGCGCTGGGCAGTATGAATATCAATATCGGGCGCGCGGTCGGACCCGCCATCGCGGGCGTACTGGTCTCGGTGTCCGGACCGACGCTGGTGTTCGCGCTGAACGCGGTGTCGTTCGTCGGCATCGTGACGGTGCTGCTCAGCTGGCGAAGACCGGCGAAGGAACAAAAGCTGCCCAGTGAACGTCCGCTGGCGGCGCTGCAGGCGGGCACCCGGTTCATTCGCGCCGCGCCCGCGATCCGGCGGGTGCTGTTGCGCTCGATTCTGTTCATAGCGCCGGCGAGCGCGGTGTGGGCGCTGCTTCCGGTCATCGCCCGCGACGAACTCGGTTTGTCCTCATCGGGCTACGGCCTGCTGCTCGGCGCGCTCGGGCTCGGCGCGGTGACGGGTGCGGTCGGCTTGGGTCGGGTCCGTGCGCTGTTGACACCCACGCAGCGCTTGACCGCGGCCGCGGTTCTGTTCGGCATCGCCTCGGCGGGTGCGGCGGTGCTACACAGTGTGCCGGTGGTGCTGGTGCTGGTGGTCGGGGCGGGATTTGCCTGGCTGCTCGCGATGTCGACGATGAACTCGACCATGCAATTGCTGCTGCCCGCATGGGTGCGGGCGCGCGGGTTGTCGGTGTACATGCTGGTGTTCATGGGCGGCCAGGCACTCGGTTCGCTGGTGTGGGGTCTGGTCGCGGGTGCGGTGGGGCCGGTGACCGCACTGCTGGCGGCCGCTGTGCTGTTGGCAGGCTCCGCGCTGAGTTCGGTCTGGCTACCGATCCGCCACAATGCGGAGGAAATGGATCTGAGCCCGAGTGCCTTCTGGCCGGAACCGCAGCTCGTGGTCGAACCGGATCCCGAGGACGGCCCCGTGCTGGTGTTGCGCACCTACGATGTCCCGCCGGAGAAGGTCGACGAATTCCTGGCCGCGATGGTGTTCGTCGGACGGTCCATGCAGCGCACCGGCGCGATGGAATGGCGGCTGTATCGCGACGTCGGGGTGGTCGATCGCTATGTCGAGGCGTTCGTGGTGCGTTCCTGGTCTGAGCATATGCACCAGCATCAGGTGCGGCTCACCGCCCAGGACCAACTGCGCGAGCGCGCCGTCGCGGAGTTCATGATCGGCCAGGACACCACCACGCACCTGGTCGCGGTGGACACACCGTAG